A section of the Chryseobacterium scophthalmum genome encodes:
- a CDS encoding YtxH domain-containing protein — MGNKTNGLLALLGIGALAYWKYKKSTPEQQQAVKDKINSAKDNLNKWGNDLKDKANEVASQAQSKFDEAKTKVEDSASKL; from the coding sequence ATGGGAAATAAGACAAACGGATTATTAGCTTTATTAGGAATAGGTGCTTTAGCATATTGGAAATACAAAAAATCTACTCCGGAACAGCAACAAGCTGTGAAAGACAAAATAAATTCTGCTAAAGATAATTTGAACAAATGGGGAAATGATTTGAAAGATAAAGCAAATGAAGTGGCTTCCCAGGCTCAAAGTAAATTTGACGAAGCAAAAACAAAAGTAGAAGATTCTGCATCTAAATTGTAA
- a CDS encoding class I SAM-dependent methyltransferase: protein MENYLDINRKSWNAKVEPHLKSDFYFVDEFLKGRTSLNSIELGLLGDVKGKTILHLQCHFGQDSISLSRMGAKVTGIDLSDKAIEAGKDLAKQCNTDTEFICSDVYDLPTILDEKFDIVFTSYGTIGWLPDLEKWAGVIDHFLKPGGQFIMAEFHPVVWMFDDDFKDIVYNYFNEKPIAETYEGTYADFSAEIVQDYVMWNHSLSEVMQNLINKNLVIEQFQEFDWSPYPCFKHIEEFEKGKWRTEKFGNKIPMVYALSAQKKSS from the coding sequence ATGGAAAATTATTTAGACATCAACAGGAAATCCTGGAATGCCAAAGTAGAACCACACCTGAAATCAGATTTCTATTTTGTTGATGAATTTTTGAAAGGAAGAACTTCATTAAATTCTATAGAACTTGGGCTTTTAGGAGATGTAAAAGGTAAAACGATTCTTCATCTACAATGTCATTTTGGGCAGGATTCTATTTCGCTTTCGAGAATGGGAGCAAAGGTTACCGGAATTGACCTTTCAGATAAAGCAATTGAAGCGGGAAAAGATTTAGCGAAACAATGCAATACAGATACAGAATTTATTTGCTCTGATGTATATGATTTACCTACTATTTTAGACGAAAAATTTGATATTGTTTTTACAAGTTACGGCACAATTGGCTGGCTTCCCGATCTTGAAAAGTGGGCGGGTGTAATTGATCATTTTTTAAAACCTGGCGGACAGTTTATCATGGCGGAATTTCATCCTGTAGTTTGGATGTTTGATGACGATTTTAAAGATATTGTATATAATTATTTCAATGAAAAACCTATTGCAGAAACCTACGAAGGAACCTATGCAGACTTTTCTGCCGAAATCGTTCAGGATTATGTAATGTGGAATCATTCTTTATCCGAAGTAATGCAGAATCTGATTAATAAAAACTTAGTAATAGAGCAGTTTCAGGAATTTGATTGGTCACCTTACCCGTGTTTTAAGCACATTGAAGAATTTGAAAAAGGAAAATGGCGCACAGAGAAATTTGGAAATAAAATACCTATGGTTTATGCCCTTTCAGCACAAAAAAAGTCATCGTAA
- a CDS encoding isoaspartyl peptidase/L-asparaginase has protein sequence MKIIIHGGFFSESDQSHEVKVAKQNSLKNIAEKAYQYLETHSAVDTVAYAVSLLEDDELFNAGIGSQIQSDGVIRMSAALMDGETQKMSGVINIQDVKNPIFVAKELMKEDDRVLGGNGAKIYANNNGFENFSTEIPQRRKEYEAKLKNGGKGTVGCVAIDKNGKLAVATSTGGKGFEIPGRISDSATVAGNYANEFCAVSCTGVGEDIVSNATSAKIVTRVTDGMSLKDAFDKTFTELKTIDGFAGAIAIDKNGNIYHQDSYPTMVFASFDGNQFEIFK, from the coding sequence ATGAAAATCATTATCCACGGAGGTTTTTTCTCTGAAAGTGACCAGAGCCATGAAGTAAAAGTAGCCAAACAAAATTCTTTAAAAAACATCGCTGAAAAGGCATATCAATATTTAGAAACCCATTCTGCAGTCGATACCGTTGCTTATGCGGTTTCTCTTTTGGAAGATGATGAATTGTTTAATGCAGGAATCGGGTCTCAAATTCAAAGTGACGGAGTTATCAGAATGAGTGCAGCATTGATGGATGGTGAAACTCAGAAAATGAGCGGTGTTATCAATATTCAGGATGTGAAAAATCCGATTTTTGTAGCAAAGGAATTGATGAAAGAAGATGACCGGGTTTTAGGTGGAAACGGAGCTAAAATTTATGCTAACAATAACGGATTTGAAAATTTCTCAACAGAAATTCCTCAAAGAAGAAAAGAATACGAAGCAAAACTAAAAAACGGAGGAAAAGGAACTGTTGGTTGTGTTGCGATCGATAAAAACGGAAAATTAGCTGTTGCCACTTCTACCGGAGGTAAAGGTTTTGAGATTCCGGGAAGAATTTCAGACTCTGCAACGGTAGCCGGAAATTATGCCAATGAATTTTGCGCAGTAAGCTGCACCGGAGTGGGTGAAGATATTGTAAGCAATGCAACTTCTGCCAAAATTGTAACCAGAGTGACAGACGGAATGAGTTTAAAAGATGCTTTTGACAAAACTTTTACTGAGCTAAAAACAATAGATGGCTTTGCAGGAGCTATTGCGATTGATAAAAACGGAAATATTTACCATCAAGACTCTTACCCTACAATGGTTTTTGCAAGTTTTGACGGAAATCAATTTGAAATCTTTAAATAA
- the hisS gene encoding histidine--tRNA ligase, translating into MKPSLARGTRDFTSLEVSRRRYIINILQKNFELFGFQPLETPSFENLSTLTGKYGEEGDRLIFKILNSGNYLDKVSTEELTIDNHQGLTKKISEKALRYDLTVPFARFVAMNQGKLTFPYKRYQIQPVWRADRPAKGRFREFYQCDADVVGSESLWQEVDLVQLYLKSFAQLKVSVTIHINNRKILSGLAEYAGITDKLIDFTVALDKLDKIGKDGVVKELLERNISQESIDKLDFLFNQSNDALENLLQLKEKFAGNEIGLKGVEELEFVITQSLNLGIDIQNLVFDITLARGLDYYTGAIFEVKADEAQMGSIGGGGRYDNLTEVFGVKNVPGIGISFGLDRIYLVMEELNLFPEEATSNVEYLFANFGGEETSEALKLIIQLREKGISAELYPESAKINKQFTYAEKKGIKNLVFLGEEELKNNTVTFKNLEAGEQKTVSLEEFLNS; encoded by the coding sequence ATGAAGCCAAGCTTAGCAAGAGGAACGAGAGATTTTACATCGCTGGAAGTTTCAAGAAGAAGATATATCATCAATATATTACAAAAAAATTTCGAATTATTTGGATTTCAACCCTTAGAAACACCAAGTTTTGAGAATCTTTCAACATTGACCGGAAAGTACGGAGAAGAAGGAGACCGTTTGATTTTTAAAATATTGAATTCTGGAAATTATTTAGATAAAGTTTCTACAGAAGAGTTAACTATTGATAATCATCAAGGCTTAACTAAAAAGATTTCTGAAAAAGCTTTGAGATATGATTTAACTGTTCCTTTCGCAAGATTTGTTGCAATGAATCAAGGAAAATTAACATTTCCGTACAAGCGTTATCAAATCCAACCGGTTTGGAGAGCCGATCGACCTGCTAAAGGAAGATTCAGAGAGTTTTATCAGTGTGATGCCGATGTTGTAGGAAGCGAAAGTTTGTGGCAGGAAGTTGATTTGGTGCAATTGTATTTAAAATCTTTTGCTCAGTTAAAAGTTTCGGTTACCATTCATATCAACAACCGAAAAATTCTTTCAGGTTTGGCAGAATATGCCGGAATTACAGATAAACTGATTGATTTTACAGTTGCTTTAGATAAGCTAGACAAAATCGGGAAGGATGGAGTAGTTAAGGAACTTTTAGAAAGAAATATTTCTCAGGAATCAATTGATAAATTAGATTTCCTTTTCAATCAGTCGAATGATGCTTTAGAAAATCTTCTTCAGCTGAAAGAAAAATTTGCAGGAAATGAAATCGGTTTGAAAGGTGTTGAAGAACTTGAATTTGTGATTACTCAATCTCTAAATTTAGGTATTGATATTCAGAATCTTGTTTTTGATATTACTTTGGCGCGTGGTTTAGATTACTACACCGGAGCAATTTTTGAAGTGAAAGCAGATGAAGCGCAAATGGGTTCTATCGGTGGTGGTGGAAGATATGACAATCTTACTGAAGTTTTTGGGGTGAAAAATGTTCCCGGAATCGGAATTTCTTTTGGCTTAGATAGAATTTATCTGGTAATGGAAGAACTTAATCTTTTCCCAGAAGAAGCTACATCAAATGTTGAATATCTGTTTGCGAACTTTGGCGGAGAAGAAACTTCAGAAGCTTTAAAATTAATCATTCAATTAAGAGAAAAGGGAATTTCTGCAGAGCTGTATCCTGAAAGTGCAAAGATCAATAAGCAATTTACATACGCTGAAAAGAAAGGAATTAAAAACCTTGTTTTCTTAGGTGAAGAAGAGCTAAAAAATAATACGGTTACTTTTAAAAACTTAGAAGCTGGAGAGCAGAAAACAGTTTCTTTGGAAGAGTTTCTTAATTCTTAA
- a CDS encoding HRDC domain-containing protein, protein MKIKVLKIRIADEFLREDQKVIDHFLENHEIIKTETAFVHDEQFWSVVLYFNDVESAINKTSVKDSKAVKYSAEDEVLNNDEIKILDALKLWRSEKAREQNLPTYFIATNKELVSVAKYKPAKKEELLDIKGFGKHKIENYGEEILEILESV, encoded by the coding sequence ATGAAAATAAAAGTTTTAAAAATCAGAATAGCAGATGAATTTCTGCGTGAAGACCAGAAAGTAATTGATCATTTTCTTGAAAACCATGAAATTATTAAAACCGAAACGGCATTTGTTCATGACGAACAGTTTTGGTCAGTGGTACTGTATTTTAATGATGTAGAATCTGCCATTAATAAAACGAGTGTAAAAGATTCTAAAGCTGTAAAATATTCTGCCGAAGACGAAGTTCTTAATAATGACGAAATAAAAATTTTGGATGCGCTGAAATTGTGGCGTTCCGAGAAAGCAAGAGAGCAAAATCTTCCAACCTATTTTATTGCAACCAATAAAGAACTCGTGTCTGTTGCTAAATATAAACCAGCTAAAAAAGAAGAGTTGCTCGACATCAAAGGTTTCGGCAAACATAAGATTGAAAACTACGGCGAAGAGATTTTAGAAATCTTAGAAAGCGTGTAA
- a CDS encoding tyrosine-type recombinase/integrase, producing MKTNIVNIANRDFVVLTNTDGIPFLMANFYLITQKRNLSIKRLLYISTVLKRLYDFFKQQNKNLENILIDGEYDYLLKNIHSFFQNYKALYNLGNDAFNIHIFFTEDYVIWALKRYLLKTCDYQEKIQLEDYYLEKFSYLFRSFYTISRQNTDFKSIDEGVLLDVIESYKQDNFNSVNYLRNLIILQLLVETGMRIGEVLNLKTSDIFFSENSYIKIVDSKTFSLDTRYDKPKLKNNHSSRIIFISKNLSEYLQHYILSKRRSTYKGENSKINHPFIFTSKRGSPLSKSSIQILFNQLNKYNLNPLIKITPHKFRHSFAFAFLKYLVEIKKNDLSKAQDELRKICGWSPRSQMPQFYAGKYIWELANKHNIERINKRYYNE from the coding sequence ATGAAAACCAATATAGTAAATATAGCTAATCGAGATTTTGTTGTTTTAACAAATACAGACGGAATACCATTCTTGATGGCTAATTTTTATTTAATTACGCAAAAAAGAAATCTCTCAATAAAACGCTTATTATATATTAGTACTGTATTAAAAAGATTATATGATTTTTTCAAACAGCAAAATAAGAACTTAGAAAATATTTTAATAGATGGAGAATATGATTATCTATTAAAAAACATCCATAGTTTCTTCCAAAATTATAAAGCATTATATAATCTTGGCAATGATGCTTTTAATATTCATATTTTCTTTACAGAAGACTATGTAATTTGGGCATTAAAAAGATATTTATTGAAAACGTGTGATTATCAGGAAAAGATACAATTGGAGGATTATTACTTAGAAAAGTTTTCGTATTTATTTCGATCGTTTTACACTATCAGTAGACAAAACACCGATTTTAAAAGTATTGACGAAGGAGTATTACTTGATGTTATTGAGTCTTATAAACAAGATAACTTCAATTCAGTTAACTACTTGCGGAATTTAATTATTTTACAATTACTTGTTGAAACTGGAATGAGAATTGGCGAGGTATTAAACTTAAAGACATCAGATATTTTTTTTTCAGAAAATAGTTACATAAAAATAGTAGATTCCAAGACTTTTTCTTTAGACACAAGATATGATAAACCAAAGTTAAAAAATAATCATAGTTCTAGAATTATTTTTATTTCTAAAAATTTGTCAGAATATCTTCAGCATTATATACTATCAAAAAGGAGATCAACCTATAAAGGTGAAAACTCTAAAATAAATCATCCATTTATATTTACTAGCAAAAGAGGAAGCCCATTATCAAAAAGCTCAATTCAAATTTTATTTAATCAATTAAATAAGTATAATCTTAATCCATTAATTAAGATTACTCCACATAAATTTAGACATTCTTTTGCTTTCGCTTTTTTAAAATATTTAGTTGAAATTAAGAAAAATGATTTATCAAAAGCACAAGATGAACTAAGAAAAATCTGTGGATGGTCCCCTAGATCACAAATGCCACAATTTTATGCGGGGAAATATATATGGGAACTAGCTAATAAACATAATATAGAAAGAATCAACAAAAGGTACTATAATGAATAA
- a CDS encoding DUF1835 domain-containing protein, translating to MSTFHILNGDCLAEKFPKNLEGESIIWREALIDGPVSDNNFFENRKRFIAENYDLESDYDELVVKEFQKMQNIPEDSDVFFWFEDDLFCQVNFWFLISNLNLGKTKIFRVFPKDTEKGFSESEENDLLELFHSAKEINDTERKLISNLWIDFQQNNLSKGSSSEIVRNLEELITANENRFNGTLENQIKDIQKTAESFEEVFKIFNQKYPVYGFGDLQLKRYIDQFLDYS from the coding sequence ATGAGTACTTTTCACATTCTGAATGGCGATTGTTTAGCCGAAAAATTTCCAAAAAATTTGGAAGGTGAAAGTATTATCTGGCGTGAAGCTTTAATTGATGGACCTGTTTCGGACAATAATTTCTTTGAAAATCGTAAGAGATTTATCGCAGAAAATTACGATTTAGAAAGCGATTATGATGAATTGGTCGTAAAAGAATTTCAGAAAATGCAAAATATTCCAGAAGATTCTGATGTATTTTTCTGGTTTGAAGACGACTTGTTCTGTCAGGTAAATTTTTGGTTTTTAATTTCGAACTTGAATTTAGGTAAAACAAAGATTTTTAGAGTTTTCCCAAAAGACACAGAAAAAGGATTTTCAGAAAGTGAAGAAAATGATTTACTGGAACTATTTCATTCGGCAAAAGAAATTAATGATACCGAAAGAAAATTAATTTCAAATCTTTGGATAGATTTCCAACAAAATAATTTATCGAAAGGGAGCTCATCTGAAATTGTGAGAAACCTTGAAGAACTGATTACTGCAAACGAAAATAGGTTTAACGGGACTTTGGAAAATCAAATAAAAGATATTCAAAAGACAGCAGAAAGTTTCGAAGAAGTTTTCAAAATTTTCAATCAAAAATATCCTGTTTATGGTTTTGGAGACTTGCAGTTAAAGAGATATATTGATCAGTTTCTAGATTATTCTTAA
- a CDS encoding cyanophycinase, with protein sequence MKPVGKLIIIGGAVNKGSFSETDYDQNVEKNLNFFERGILRKIITESKNKENSIIEVITTASQIPQIVGAEYKKAFEFLGAKNVNILDIHNREEANSDAIVARANAADVVMFTGGDQLRLTSILGGTRFHDTILLKYMEQDFIYSGTSAGAAAASENMIYQGSSSEALLKGEIKTTQGLGLIDNVIVDTHFVQRGRIGRLFQAVVNNPRTLGIGLGEDTGLFIHNDTMTAVGSGLVIIVDGRFIKDTNLTNINLGEPISIDNLTVHVMSMNDHYDLTTRKLTIENSQFNPIPQT encoded by the coding sequence ATGAAACCTGTTGGAAAATTAATTATTATCGGTGGAGCTGTGAATAAAGGCAGCTTTTCTGAGACCGATTACGATCAGAATGTCGAAAAAAATCTTAACTTTTTTGAGAGAGGAATCTTAAGAAAAATCATTACTGAATCTAAGAATAAAGAAAACTCAATTATCGAAGTCATTACTACGGCTTCGCAAATCCCTCAAATAGTAGGTGCTGAATATAAAAAAGCTTTTGAATTTTTGGGAGCCAAAAATGTCAATATTCTTGATATTCATAACCGTGAAGAAGCCAATTCGGATGCTATTGTTGCAAGAGCAAATGCAGCTGATGTAGTGATGTTTACGGGTGGTGATCAGTTAAGACTGACTTCTATTTTGGGTGGAACAAGATTTCATGATACTATTTTGCTGAAATATATGGAGCAGGATTTTATCTATTCCGGAACTTCTGCAGGAGCAGCAGCAGCATCTGAGAATATGATTTATCAGGGAAGCAGTTCTGAAGCTTTGTTGAAGGGTGAAATTAAAACGACTCAAGGTTTAGGTTTAATCGATAACGTCATTGTTGATACGCATTTCGTACAAAGAGGAAGAATTGGAAGACTTTTCCAGGCTGTCGTAAACAATCCTAGAACTTTAGGAATCGGTTTAGGTGAAGACACCGGACTTTTTATACATAATGATACAATGACCGCTGTAGGATCTGGTTTAGTAATTATTGTTGATGGAAGATTCATTAAAGACACTAATCTTACCAATATCAATTTAGGTGAACCTATTTCAATAGATAATCTTACCGTTCACGTGATGTCGATGAACGATCATTATGATTTAACGACTAGAAAACTGACGATAGAAAACTCTCAGTTTAATCCGATACCTCAAACGTAA
- a CDS encoding site-specific integrase: MNNRNDLLNKKIKYVFKPYREVFINNTPLEIDNKLIINDDIWTWPKAGKKYSFDWSKLNMPSKIKEFFKGFIFFRFQNIAATSVYSMDFSLLRFIAKNKEFHNLPWKETTIIKVFANNKKLITFKKLYEWCYANQIAGFNKETLLFLEEFKYTIKKSYERIYFRETYIKDSIVNKILEELKKNEQNISQFSLRELQKHIIMRLCWELAPRPSQIYFLNFEDIVVMQNHETKSKYYCLNLPMSKKLGKTENGKRSRRISTILGKELELLIAETKKISSSNALFVGIYDNNKRCACHGINRILLEAFSFVGLGSIDLRHHLAQAFADEGAPVELLAEILGHNTLIASRAYVTTTPKLAQIKTKALGKMPSYNKTMSMLLTGEIIDMPKISNQNWVSGVVGMEYIGSIGICGLQTVCPKNPIYSCYTCKKFQPFKEGLHKEVLKALEDYIQLFLDTGISKNDLKNNRVVIQLSDCISGVRDVIKKINGNA; the protein is encoded by the coding sequence ATGAATAATAGAAATGATCTTCTAAATAAAAAAATAAAATATGTATTTAAACCATATAGAGAAGTATTTATAAACAATACTCCGCTTGAGATTGATAATAAATTAATTATTAATGATGATATATGGACTTGGCCTAAAGCGGGCAAAAAATATAGTTTCGATTGGTCAAAATTGAATATGCCTTCAAAAATAAAAGAATTTTTCAAAGGTTTTATTTTCTTTAGATTCCAAAATATTGCAGCAACGAGCGTTTACTCAATGGATTTTTCACTTTTACGTTTTATCGCTAAAAATAAAGAATTTCACAATTTGCCTTGGAAAGAAACTACCATTATTAAAGTTTTTGCTAATAACAAAAAGCTTATAACATTTAAAAAACTCTACGAATGGTGTTATGCAAATCAAATAGCCGGTTTTAATAAAGAAACTCTTTTATTCTTGGAAGAATTTAAATATACTATAAAAAAAAGCTATGAACGAATATATTTTAGAGAGACATACATAAAAGATTCTATTGTTAATAAAATACTTGAAGAATTAAAAAAAAATGAACAGAATATATCTCAATTTTCTCTAAGAGAATTACAAAAACATATTATCATGAGATTATGCTGGGAGCTAGCACCAAGACCTTCTCAAATTTATTTTTTAAATTTTGAAGATATAGTAGTAATGCAAAACCATGAAACAAAATCAAAATATTATTGTTTAAATCTACCTATGTCTAAAAAATTAGGTAAAACAGAAAATGGAAAAAGGTCTCGTCGTATCAGCACAATTCTAGGAAAAGAATTAGAATTATTAATCGCTGAGACAAAAAAAATATCATCATCAAATGCACTCTTTGTCGGTATATATGATAATAATAAAAGGTGTGCTTGTCATGGTATTAATAGAATATTGCTAGAAGCTTTTTCATTTGTAGGACTAGGATCCATCGATTTGCGTCATCATTTAGCACAAGCTTTTGCTGATGAAGGGGCACCTGTAGAATTACTCGCAGAAATATTAGGTCATAATACTTTAATTGCTTCAAGAGCATATGTCACCACAACTCCAAAACTTGCACAAATTAAAACGAAAGCACTTGGGAAAATGCCTTCATATAATAAAACAATGAGTATGTTACTCACTGGAGAAATTATCGATATGCCAAAAATATCAAATCAAAATTGGGTAAGCGGAGTGGTCGGCATGGAATATATTGGTAGTATTGGCATTTGTGGACTTCAAACAGTTTGTCCTAAAAATCCTATATATTCTTGTTATACCTGCAAAAAATTCCAACCCTTTAAAGAGGGTTTACATAAAGAAGTCTTAAAAGCTTTAGAAGATTACATCCAACTATTTTTAGATACAGGTATTAGTAAAAATGATTTAAAAAATAACAGAGTAGTAATTCAGTTAAGTGATTGTATTAGCGGGGTAAGAGACGTAATAAAAAAAATCAATGGAAATGCATAA
- a CDS encoding single-stranded DNA-binding protein produces MFVTLIGFTGKEVETVNFENGGMKISVSLATNDHYTNAKGEKVEETQWHNLVAFGKTAEIFQKYVPKGKEIAIEGKLTYRSYDDKDGVKRYITEIRVDELLLLGSK; encoded by the coding sequence ATCTTTGTAACCTTAATCGGTTTCACAGGAAAAGAAGTAGAAACAGTAAACTTCGAAAACGGAGGAATGAAAATTTCAGTTTCATTGGCTACAAACGATCATTACACCAATGCAAAAGGTGAGAAAGTAGAAGAAACACAATGGCACAATTTGGTTGCTTTTGGGAAAACGGCTGAGATTTTTCAGAAATATGTTCCAAAGGGAAAAGAGATTGCCATTGAAGGGAAATTAACGTACAGATCGTACGATGATAAAGATGGTGTGAAAAGATATATTACCGAAATCAGAGTAGATGAACTTCTGCTTTTAGGAAGTAAATAA
- a CDS encoding thermonuclease family protein — protein sequence MIYKTFLLFLFPIIIFSQNKSYKVIGVKDCDTVEILMDGKPQIVRLSHIDCPEKKQPFGNNAKQFASDLCFGKKVKLSTGWKKDRNKRLLAEIILSNGKNLNKELVKNGFAWHYKKYSKDNSYDDLEKQARKLKLGLWNDKMPTAPWEWRKSRKKSSQQSFSSTSKIK from the coding sequence ATGATTTATAAAACTTTTCTTCTCTTTCTCTTCCCAATTATTATATTTTCGCAAAATAAATCTTACAAAGTAATCGGAGTAAAAGACTGTGATACTGTAGAAATATTAATGGATGGAAAACCGCAAATCGTGAGGCTTTCCCACATTGATTGTCCGGAAAAAAAACAGCCGTTCGGAAACAATGCAAAACAGTTTGCATCAGATTTATGCTTTGGAAAAAAAGTTAAACTTTCTACTGGCTGGAAAAAAGATCGCAATAAAAGATTGCTTGCCGAGATCATATTATCAAACGGGAAAAATCTTAATAAAGAACTAGTGAAAAATGGTTTTGCTTGGCATTACAAAAAATATTCTAAAGACAACAGTTATGATGATCTGGAAAAGCAGGCAAGAAAACTGAAATTAGGATTATGGAATGACAAAATGCCTACAGCGCCTTGGGAATGGAGGAAATCACGAAAAAAATCCTCGCAACAATCCTTCTCTTCTACTTCCAAAATTAAATAA